Proteins encoded within one genomic window of Oligoflexia bacterium:
- a CDS encoding TonB-dependent receptor plug domain-containing protein: MKEQHVIRFLSSLFILILSFNVNADTPIKGRLMELGTRTPFTDITFFILPEKTRVTTNEKGEFETTLPDGKHSAHVNIPGYIKTRIDFDVPHNGSVELLVEKSTYNPYETTVQTKANTVQVSQKNISAADASKIAGTGGDTLRAVQTLPGVARSSATSANVIIRGSDPNDTHYLIDGHEVPIIFHFGGLASVVNTDLLDEVIYLPGGFGSPYGRVTSGIIGTTLRDPKTDRMHGYIFADVINAGLLIETPLGSNWSLGITGRRSYIGDVLKAVAKNNKSFEFSVAPYYYDGLITATNKISETKKLKFSLLGSYDELSFLIKEPRDTEPAIRGNLNNITKFYRVIGTYTDKISETDTFKFSTAYGVDNVHFDIGDYYFDLATKNISIRTDWEHRHNTRNATRIGVDNVYWEGTVKYKIPLTFGNPITVANLVENETHPKEAQTAVFTEHRVGLLEDSEKWTLTPGVRVDRFKITQETLASPRLSSRYALSDSFALRASSGLYYQPPNPQFTDSVYGNPGIRSPHAIHYVLGAEANPNLAWFNSFTLETDLFYKDLRDLIITNSRMRYSNDGIGRIVGAELMMRFAKNQWAGWLSYTLSRSTRTEPDASEHTFKYDQTHNVTLVANYKTTTSWEYGLRGRYVTGNPKTPIVGARFDADNDTYAPEYGSAYSERLPAFFQIDFRIDKRWVYNTWILNTYLDIQNLTNSKNVESISYSYNFSQKEYITGLPLIPSFGLRAEF; the protein is encoded by the coding sequence ATGAAAGAACAACACGTGATAAGATTTTTAAGTTCACTTTTTATTTTAATTTTATCTTTCAATGTAAATGCCGACACACCAATTAAAGGGCGTCTCATGGAGCTAGGCACACGAACTCCATTTACCGATATCACATTTTTTATTTTACCAGAAAAAACACGGGTTACCACAAATGAAAAAGGAGAATTTGAAACCACACTCCCCGATGGTAAACACTCTGCTCACGTGAATATTCCCGGTTACATCAAAACAAGAATTGATTTTGACGTACCACATAATGGCTCAGTTGAACTGCTTGTTGAAAAATCAACTTACAATCCCTATGAAACCACAGTTCAAACCAAAGCTAATACAGTACAAGTTAGTCAAAAAAATATTTCGGCCGCTGACGCTTCAAAAATTGCAGGTACCGGCGGCGATACACTGCGCGCAGTTCAAACATTGCCTGGCGTTGCACGTTCATCAGCAACTTCTGCCAACGTAATCATTCGTGGCAGTGATCCTAATGACACTCATTATTTAATCGACGGCCATGAAGTGCCAATAATTTTTCATTTCGGTGGTCTCGCTAGCGTTGTAAATACAGACCTTTTAGACGAGGTGATTTATCTCCCCGGTGGTTTTGGCTCACCGTACGGAAGAGTCACAAGCGGTATCATAGGCACCACTCTTCGTGATCCGAAAACTGATCGCATGCACGGGTATATTTTTGCCGACGTTATCAATGCGGGGCTCTTAATTGAAACTCCACTGGGTTCAAATTGGAGTTTAGGAATCACTGGTCGACGCAGTTATATTGGCGATGTACTTAAAGCCGTTGCAAAAAATAATAAAAGTTTTGAATTTTCTGTAGCCCCCTATTATTACGATGGCCTTATCACCGCCACTAATAAAATCTCTGAAACCAAAAAACTAAAGTTTTCATTATTAGGTTCTTACGATGAGCTTTCTTTTTTAATTAAAGAACCCAGAGACACAGAACCCGCTATACGGGGCAATCTCAACAACATTACAAAATTTTACCGCGTCATCGGAACTTACACAGACAAAATTTCAGAAACCGATACGTTTAAATTTTCAACAGCCTACGGTGTAGATAATGTTCATTTTGACATAGGCGATTATTATTTCGACTTAGCTACAAAAAATATTTCTATTCGTACCGATTGGGAACATCGACATAACACTAGAAACGCCACACGTATTGGCGTTGATAATGTTTATTGGGAAGGTACAGTAAAATATAAAATTCCACTAACATTCGGAAATCCAATTACTGTCGCCAATCTTGTTGAGAATGAAACACATCCCAAAGAAGCACAGACAGCTGTATTTACTGAACATAGAGTTGGTTTACTTGAAGATTCTGAAAAATGGACTCTCACCCCAGGTGTACGCGTAGATCGCTTTAAAATTACCCAAGAAACTCTCGCCTCGCCTCGACTCTCCAGTCGTTACGCACTTAGTGATTCTTTTGCTTTACGAGCAAGTTCAGGACTTTATTATCAACCACCAAATCCACAATTCACAGACTCTGTGTATGGAAATCCAGGTATTCGATCACCCCACGCTATTCATTATGTTTTAGGTGCAGAAGCAAACCCCAATCTAGCTTGGTTTAATAGTTTCACACTGGAAACAGATTTATTTTACAAAGATTTACGCGATCTCATCATTACAAACTCTAGAATGCGTTATTCAAATGATGGCATTGGCCGCATTGTAGGAGCAGAACTCATGATGAGGTTTGCAAAAAATCAATGGGCTGGTTGGCTTAGCTACACTCTCTCACGCAGCACACGCACAGAACCCGATGCTTCAGAACATACTTTTAAATATGATCAAACCCATAACGTCACGTTAGTGGCAAACTACAAAACAACAACGAGTTGGGAATATGGCTTGCGGGGCCGCTATGTCACGGGCAATCCAAAAACTCCAATTGTGGGCGCTCGCTTTGATGCAGACAATGACACCTATGCCCCCGAATATGGCTCTGCGTATTCAGAAAGATTGCCCGCATTTTTTCAAATTGATTTTCGAATCGACAAAAGATGGGTCTACAACACCTGGATTCTCAATACTTACTTAGATATTCAAAATTTAACAAATTCAAAAAATGTTGAAAGCATAAGTTATAGTTATAATTTTTCGCAAAAAGAATACATCACAGGCCTTCCTCTAATTCCAAGCTTTGGCTTGAGAGCGG
- a CDS encoding TonB family protein: MKKLAALEISLALSIFLHGFLLGLLVGFQNYNPTQSTTLEVSIIETPTTPLNTQPVKPMIIPTQTSKTSKKAVPTTGVSRNSTVSESDTAAKIGNTLSKAPDNLPPTDDGLPPATEDFLVNKWPMLQNDVRTPYPRDAKQKGVEGAVVMDLYIDGEGRVKKVKLVRGPGYGLNEAALEAAKQFLFSPAKVGEKAVPVVIRYSYKFVIQK; the protein is encoded by the coding sequence ATGAAAAAGCTTGCCGCCCTTGAGATTTCTCTGGCGCTTTCGATTTTTTTACATGGTTTTTTACTCGGCTTATTAGTTGGTTTTCAAAACTATAACCCCACACAATCCACAACACTTGAAGTCTCAATTATTGAAACTCCAACTACACCACTCAACACGCAGCCAGTTAAGCCCATGATTATTCCTACTCAAACTTCCAAAACCTCTAAGAAAGCTGTACCGACAACGGGTGTCTCACGTAATTCTACAGTGAGCGAATCAGATACGGCTGCAAAAATTGGAAATACACTTTCTAAAGCGCCAGATAATTTACCACCAACAGATGACGGACTTCCTCCTGCGACCGAAGATTTCTTAGTCAACAAATGGCCGATGCTTCAAAATGATGTACGCACACCCTACCCGCGAGACGCAAAACAAAAAGGTGTTGAAGGTGCAGTAGTAATGGATCTCTACATTGATGGAGAAGGTAGAGTTAAAAAAGTAAAACTCGTGCGCGGCCCAGGTTACGGACTCAATGAAGCAGCCCTTGAAGCTGCAAAACAATTCTTATTTTCACCAGCTAAAGTTGGTGAAAAAGCTGTGCCCGTGGTAATTCGATACAGCTATAAATTCGTGATACAAAAATGA
- a CDS encoding TIGR00730 family Rossman fold protein, translating to MKRICVFCGSNPGNRLEYLTAAKELGHLLAAKKIGLVYGGASIGIMGAIANAVLEKGGEVIGVMPQHLVDREVAHKNLTTLHVVKTMHERKALMEKLSDAFIALPGGFGTLDEFCEILTWSQLGFHKKPSGLLNIVGYYDLFIKFINNCNAEGLIRKENHEMMFAASNAKDLLKIFDDYIAATNNLEPKSRFMES from the coding sequence ATGAAAAGAATTTGTGTTTTTTGTGGTTCAAATCCAGGAAATCGACTTGAGTATCTAACTGCAGCCAAAGAACTTGGACATCTTTTAGCAGCTAAAAAGATCGGCCTAGTATACGGCGGTGCTAGCATCGGAATCATGGGCGCTATTGCCAATGCCGTGCTTGAAAAAGGTGGTGAAGTCATTGGTGTAATGCCTCAACATCTGGTTGATCGTGAGGTGGCCCATAAAAACTTAACGACTCTTCACGTAGTCAAAACCATGCATGAACGTAAAGCTTTGATGGAAAAACTTTCCGATGCCTTTATTGCGTTACCCGGTGGCTTTGGCACATTAGATGAATTTTGTGAGATATTAACTTGGTCACAACTTGGTTTTCATAAAAAGCCTTCAGGATTACTTAATATCGTGGGCTACTATGATTTATTTATTAAATTTATCAACAATTGTAATGCTGAAGGTTTAATACGTAAAGAAAATCACGAGATGATGTTTGCTGCATCAAATGCCAAAGACTTACTTAAAATTTTTGACGACTATATTGCTGCCACAAACAATCTCGAACCAAAATCACGATTTATGGAAAGTTGA
- a CDS encoding MFS transporter yields the protein MNVTTLRERPLILTLALILFMHVVDFMLIMPLGPQLMRTLSITPKQFGIVVSSYIFSASAMGLLAAAFIDRFDYKKSLLVLYFGMMLGNLACGLSQTYEVLVLARIITGGFGGVLSGLCLAIVSDVVPGPRRGAAIGLVMASFPSASVLGVPIGLYFGTHWDWHMPFLILAGLGVPVLAMSYYVLPSMKKHPLSPIAKHPLRTITDLFTAPENVRGLLLFAVLGLSSFSVIPFLSPYLVANGGIAEADLVYTYFAGGACNLFAMPFIGRCADRFGKYRVFLITAIISIIPIAIVTNLQQISLFMGMFITTFFMIFVSGRAVTAMSLISITVKPSIRSSFMSLNSSVQQFSSGIASFMAGNIIVKSATGQLLHYNVVGYISVAATLLSLYLGSRLIPLKEEL from the coding sequence ATGAATGTTACAACTCTAAGAGAACGCCCATTGATTCTTACGCTTGCCTTAATTTTATTTATGCATGTCGTAGATTTCATGCTGATCATGCCCCTTGGACCACAGCTCATGCGCACACTTTCAATTACTCCAAAACAATTTGGTATAGTTGTGTCTTCTTATATTTTTAGTGCAAGTGCCATGGGTCTTTTGGCTGCGGCATTTATTGATCGCTTTGACTATAAAAAATCATTACTCGTTCTTTATTTTGGTATGATGCTCGGCAACCTTGCGTGCGGCCTTTCTCAAACATACGAAGTTCTTGTTTTAGCGCGTATTATTACAGGTGGCTTTGGTGGTGTACTGAGTGGTTTATGTTTAGCAATTGTCAGCGATGTCGTACCCGGGCCAAGACGAGGTGCCGCCATCGGATTAGTTATGGCTTCGTTTCCTTCAGCTTCTGTTCTTGGAGTTCCCATCGGATTATATTTTGGCACACATTGGGATTGGCACATGCCTTTTCTTATTTTAGCCGGATTAGGTGTGCCCGTTTTGGCAATGTCTTATTATGTATTGCCTAGTATGAAAAAACATCCTTTGTCGCCCATAGCAAAACATCCACTTCGAACAATAACTGATTTGTTTACTGCACCAGAGAATGTTCGTGGCCTGCTTTTGTTCGCAGTTTTGGGATTATCAAGTTTTTCGGTAATTCCTTTTTTAAGCCCTTATCTAGTTGCTAATGGTGGAATTGCTGAGGCGGATTTGGTTTACACTTACTTCGCCGGTGGAGCCTGTAACCTTTTTGCAATGCCATTCATTGGTAGATGTGCAGATCGATTCGGTAAATATAGAGTATTTTTAATCACAGCTATAATTTCTATCATTCCCATAGCGATAGTAACAAATCTTCAGCAAATTTCTTTATTCATGGGGATGTTTATCACTACATTTTTTATGATCTTTGTTTCAGGTAGAGCGGTTACGGCCATGTCTTTAATTTCAATCACTGTTAAGCCGTCAATTCGAAGTAGCTTTATGTCCCTTAATTCATCGGTGCAGCAGTTCTCCTCCGGAATTGCGTCATTTATGGCGGGAAATATTATTGTTAAATCTGCTACCGGGCAGCTTTTACACTATAATGTGGTTGGTTATATTTCAGTTGCGGCTACTCTGCTTAGCCTCTATCTTGGCTCACGACTCATACCACTTAAGGAAGAATTATGA